GATCTGAAATGTGTGAAATTTGTACGAACATTCAACTTAAATTATGGTAGCCCCAAGAGTTCAATGGAAGTCGCTAAAACCAAAATGTGGTCATTGAGGAGTTTAAAGTATATGTTAAGTCAAATTAATTAGCATGACCCAACTTGATTGGATAGAATTTGATGTGATATGATTATGGTCCATTAGGGTAAAATATATGTCGATGCAAATTTATATGGCTCTGATATCATATTAAATAATACAAAATCATAAGTATTATGTGTTGAGTATTGACCCTTTCATGTAGTGTTGTATTAGGGTGTTATTCGGTTGGGTTAATCGGGTTTGCGACTGTTTAAGTCTCAAAATAATAAGAATTCGGGTTTATATGGTTTTGAGTTATCTGGGTTCGGTTATTCGAGTTGGGTCTGGTTTCGTGTATCCAATATTAACCCAAATAAAATTACCGTTATAATGTTGGGTCAATTTGTGACTGTTAGGCCGGTCCTTATAGGGCGTATTCTCCTGCGCCCGCGCCAAGGAGGGGGAGGACGCTAGTATCTCGGGGTGCGTCCAAGGCGGCGTCTAGGGGTTTCTTCTCACTTTAGACGCGGATCCAACGTGATGTGAGGGGAAGAATCAGAGGTTATAATGAGAGGAGTATCTTTGGGGTGTTCTAGGAGAGAGCTCATGAATAGGGGAAGACGCAAGGAGCCGAGGAGTGGCCTTGGACGTCCCAAAAAGTCATGATAAGCTAATGGGTAAAAGGCGTAAAAGGGTttttataacataaaaattagTAAGGTGGCCATATGACACGAATAGAAATAAATCACATTTTAAGCTTTTGTACAGATGATCTTAATAAGCTCCCAACACAACGAAGAGTAGTACAAGAACCAGAATATTGTTGTTACGAGAGTAAATAACATATGCAAAAGGGTTTATatgataacaaattaacaataacGCAAGCCCATAtaacaatatcaaataatatacaATAGGTTCTTCGGGTAATTTGGGTCACTCAAATCTTTGCATGTTTATCTATGTACCAAACCATACAAAATATTTGGGTTCGGGTTAACCCGAATAAGGTGACCTATATGATCCAACCCATTCGGGTTGGGGTTATGGGTACTTTTGACACCCCTAAGTTGTATCATACTAATCTCACTGAACTGCATCATAgtaattaacataataatatatccTTTAATAGGGATCTCTTCCGAAAATGGAGCATGATTTTTATGTCAATAGTTTAGTGCAGATGTTGAAGAAATACGATATAAGTAGACATGCTGAAATATAACGTAACCAATGAATATTAGCTTGTTTGATGTGCTGTTTGTTTCAATAGGTGTTGGTGTCATTCACATAACTTGGAATTTATGCGTAGAATTAAGGGATGCCGTAGTCGTAACTAACAATAGCGGAAGAAGTGTATTCCAAACTAGTAGCAATACAAGTGAATCCAACTAGCAGCAATACAAGTGAATCCGGAGATGAGTAGATGACACACGATTTCGTGAATAGAAAATATACTAGAAGAAAATCATTGGGCTTTCTTATACCTATATGGCTATATATTGGCTGAATATTATATGGCTATGAGCCCAAAGTAAATCCGGAGATGACAAATGGTTTCAAAGATATAAAACATGCAAATTTATTTCTCTAGCTAAACCTTGCTGAATTTCAAGTTTTTAACCCATAACATTtaccttcatttcatttatatcAGCAACGAACACATACATCGAACTTTTGCAGGTATATTGTACTCTCGTACTCcaaaaaacctaaaaatttCATAACTACATTcaagtatataaaaatatataggaagaaatataaagttaaaattgtAGTTATCTCATACCAAAACTCCTCATGCTACCTAAGAAGCGAAAATGGTACAACATGCATCTTGTTCCCTACCTATCATTCCAAATTTACACGTCGCATTTTGCAAACAAGGTTGGCTGTAGGGAGATCAAGACTTTCTGAATCAGTTTTAATGACATCTTTGAGTTGATCTCTTGGGGTCGATAGGCAAGTGTAAAATGTAGCTAGGATGGGAGGGATGGGCATTGACAATGCTGACAACACATTACTCAAGTACTCTATATCTACTGATAGCTGTTGTGCTCCCCGTTCTGTTATGTACTGGATACCTCTCAGTTGCTCCATAAATAGAGCCGCAGCACCTTCCGCAACCTATATCAATAAGCAACACAGGGATGCTAAACATTAATAACCACAGATATGTTGAAAGAtttcaattttgacccattttccTACAAAACGTATAGATTGGGCTCCTCAAAATATCAAATGTATAAGAGGTCAAACAGGTCAGAAGTATCAAAATATTGATTTGGATAACATTCCTCTAATTGCCATTAGCAAGGTActtaacataattaataaacgAACAAATTCACAGAAGTATATGTCCCCATCAATGTTGTGTTTATTTTGGGTCACGGGGAGTATATCTCAACGTGGTAATTGCATAAAAAGGCAACCAAGTTTTATCTTATTTCTGTTTTGGGTAATTACCATCTGTTTTTGTTGAGAATTAAGcttttaaaatacctaaaacaACCCTCGACAGTCGAAAGTTTAATGAAAAATGCCTGAAAAACCATGTTCAGATCTTCTTTAGCTGCGTCGATTGGGTGATTTGATACCGCTTACGTTGAGTTATGGTATTGGCCAAATTAAGTTGGTTGCCAGTTACAGAAATCAAACAAAGTTGGTTGCCTTTCTATACAAATCGCCTTAGTTCACTACATCTTTATAATTGGAGGCAAAAATAGTATAGTGTGTACCTTAAACATCCATTCTGTTGCAAAAAATTGGGCCTCCTCGGCATTAGCATCATTGTTAGAAATGCTCTCAGCTAGTGGCTCCAACTGCTGGGGTAAAGTGAGAAGGTATTCACCCACAGTTGTCACATATGCTTGAGCATATGCACTAAAGCTCGGAAGGTGAAAAGCAGTTTGTTCCTCCACAGCAGACCAGATGGCCAAATTTGAAACGCCATTAAACTGCTTTCTTACTTTGGATATGAGGACATCGTATACAAGTTCATTTACTGCGTCCACGAATGCTGAAACTCTTTGAGATGCAACTGGAAGTGCATGGAACCGTGGATCTTTTGactaagaaaaaagaaaatgtttattTGCATAGAGACGAAGATATAATACATGAAGATTCAGCTAGAGGGTAGAAGAAAGCCTGGGCCAAATCTATGCTCAGGTAGCTAATTCTTTTCATATCTGGATAGAGGTAGCAATATATCCCATCTCCTTACGAAAGGGTTAATTTGGGTTGTGATTTATCTGTCACTAGTCAAACAGGAATATATGGAAAAAACCGactaaaaaggtaaaaggtAAGTTGTCCAAACTCCAAAGTGTATTAAATATGGAAAACCTTCTAAATAACTTTACTAAAAGAAATTAACTTATTATCTAAGTAAAAAATTTGTAATCATATGTTACTTTTTTAGTGTAATTTTTGTACTTCATACGGGTTAGGAGGTACGAGTGTGCGCTCATATGAAGCAATGTGTGCCCGGGACCAAAAAAATAGATTCATATAGGTGCTGATATAGTTTTTACTTATAAGTTGATGactatatgttgatatgatttGTTAACTACCCCAGACCAACTCAATTTGTCATCTATAGCGCCAGCTTCAggtatcaaaaagaaaaaggataaaaatgGAACACATACCTGCTCCAACAGATTAAAAAGCTTCCGTGCTTTCTCTGGAGCATCAAAGAGCCTTAATGCTGCTACATCTAATGCAGCCCTTCCAGCCATAGATAAATCTCCATTTCCATCAACAGTCTCATGCGATGAATTTGGGTCAATACTAGAGCCAAAAACTGCAGAAGATAAGTTTGTGTTCAATCTAGCAAGTGTAGCTCTCAAGGAAGCTTCAAAAACTGCAGATCTGTTTGACAGGCAATCTGCAACCGTGAGTATCTGTAGTGCACTCTGGACATAAGACCACTCTTCCTCACTTGACAACTCGGATTTACGAGATTCCTTTTTATCTGATCCTGTTTCCTTCTTTGAACCAATGCCATCATGGGCAATATCAACCCCGCATACAACTCTTAGGGTTTTAAGGATTTCTTGAAGGGTTGAAATAAATTGTAACATGACATCATCAAGAGCAAGAACGAGTTCATCAGCTTCTGAGCCACCAGTAAAGCTGATGCATCTGTCTACAGATGCTTCAAGAAGTACAATGACTTGTGGCACTGATTCTTCCATTCTTCTAACGGTTTCACTAAGTTCAATCCCTTGTGCTCCAACACCACGAGTCACAGCACCTCTCAGATCAATAGCTGAAATCTCAGCTGAGAGGGTAACACGCTCCATTTGTCCATACCTACAACATAATTTAGATTAGTAACTGCATCCTCGAAAAAAGAAAGTGTGGGAGTAAAGAAGAATTTGCAACAATATAGTAGAGGTGGCAGAAAGGGTGGATCTGGTGGGTTCAgtaacaggtcaaaatgggtaaatttcTACTAGTAGATGTCTAAACAGGATTTTTGACccaaaacatgtttttatacatatttttgtaACAGTATCTAGAAAATGTGTCAAATACtgcaaaagttatataatttagGTTAATTCAATAGTATCTAAAATTTTGAATAATGTTATAGGTTGGTTTGTGCAATAAAGTACACTTCAAACAATTTTTGATCGTTCAAAACATTTGTACTGTTTCCACCCAAGTACATTCATTGTTTTCATCTGTTTGATCCACAAGATGAACCATAACCCGGATTGATCCGTTCATAAGTAACGGTCGAAATGGAAATGTCGGCTAGGCATGTGCATACTGTTTGCTACTCTTAGCCTTCAAATATGTGAAATGAACTAATTGTTGACGTTAGTATAAGACCAATTGCTTCCGCACAATGTATAAATACGCTAGGTAGATCACAAAATCCAGATTCATTAAATATAGATTAGATGGTACTTTTAATGATAAAGGATACAACTCGATCAATGTGAAATGTGTTAATTTACTATGCAAACAGGAAATTATAAACATTGTTGAAAGATTACAGATAGACACATGATGATACGTGTTTTATGTGTAACTATTGGAGAAAAGGGTGAACTTGTAAAGTAGTTCTTAACGATGATACAGATATCAATGTCAAGAGTACTTTTAAGAATTCCCTCTTacccaaaaaaattaatatatgattCATTCTTTCACAAAACGGAGCATCTTTGTAGATGCtaatttaaatcaattaaaaaaatctgAATATGTGGTGGAAATACTCAATTGGGCCCAATACAAATGCTTTGAAACTGCAGGCAACATGGAGAAAGCAAAATTAATATCTAAAAGTAGCACCAGAACCCTTCTCATATGTCCTGCCATGTGTTTTAAAGTGAACTTACTTGTATGATACCATAAAAATCAATGCAAAAGTAGAAGCAATATTTTTCTCAATGATAATTACTTTATTCTATAATGATAAAAACAAGGGTATTATGGGAATTTACCTTTGCTTGTATGATTCATAAGGAAGGTAGATTGCCTTGAGAGTATCCCTCAAAACATTGAGATCTGATTCTCCAAAAAGGTGTTGCACATCTCTTGCAAAACTGCCGGTCATACTGTGTAGATCAATTAACGCATCCAAATGCTTAGTCTGCACTTTTACGCCTTTTGGCATATCTCCAGATAAGATATCTAATACACCTGAAATTGTAACATGGAAGCTTAAGTTTTGATAGTGCGGCATATTCTAACAGAACAGGGAAAGAGTGGCATATAGCATGATTATACATGAAATGTGTGTCCATGAACGGCACAACATATGAAAGTAACACCCAAGACATAGGTGCAATACACTATCAACAATATTTCTTTCATTTCTGAAAGCAAACTGATTCAAGTTGATTCTTACGCATGACAAGGTTAATTGATCAAAAGGCTGAAAGCAATCTCTTATGAGAAAATATATACTTAGTCCATGTTGGCGAAAATTCGAAAGCAAAACCAACCCTATATATGTTGAATGAAGTAATGGAATATCAGATAAACCTTAGATCATGAAAAATTGAGTGAAAGACTACAAACCtacttttatcaaattaaaGCAAATCTCATGacacaaaataaaaatcacaaTTAGTTTCAGATTGCGACCTTTGGCTAATGCTCTGGTTTCGGGAACTACATCTCCTGTTGCGAGGTTGATGCGAGAAACAAAGCTGGCACCCACAGCCACCATTGCTTCAATTAATAGCTTTGGAACAAGAGTCTTGTAATCTTCTGGAAAAGCAAGCATAGAcctggaaatatatatatatatatatattagatagcAACTTTGAAAGGATAATATGATTCTAATATGGTCCGGTCACATGCCGCACTCTTAAAATATAAGAATGGTTAACCGATTTCACATGTGCTAACACAAGGTGATGTTCTCAACCTTTATTACAGTTGGGAGAATCTTCACCATTCACATCATGATCTTACAATTCCACATGATTCAACTGAAACTTAACTAAATTCAGACACTGAATTTCTGCTTTATCCCAACAATTGATGTAAATAGTAAATAGTATGATTTGATATGATCCAACCATATCATGAGTTAGAAccgaagatatatatatatataagttgaaaAACCTTATATTGTATTGAATTGTGATAATGAGGATTACAAAAGGTTGCATTTATAAACACTACTAACCTAATACATGGAAACTAATAATATTTAAACTAATACTAATATGGAAACCAATACTATCTTAATACACCCCTTAAGCTAAGGCCGTTGTGCGACTCTTAGCTTGGATCGCAACAGCATGAACCGATCTGAAGATAACGCCTTCGTAAAAACATCAGCAATCTGATCATGTGAAGATATGAACTTTATTGACAAATTTCCTTCAGCAACCTTCTCTcgtacaaaatgaaaatcaatttcCACATGCTTTGTGTGAGCATGAAAGACTGGATTAGCTGACAAATAAGTAGCGCCTAGATTGTCACACCACAATGTTGTAGTAGTATGTATAGGAATGCGCAATTCTTGAAGTAGAGATTGAAGCCATGTAAGTTCGGCAACAGGGTCAGCCATAGCCTTGTACTCAGCCTATGTGGATGACCGAGATACAATGCGTTGTTTTCTAGCAGACCAAGAGACAAAATTAGATCCTAGATATATAGCAAATCCCTTGTGGATCGACGGTCATCTGGGTAACTCGCCCAATCAGCATCAGAGTAAGCATTAATAGCATTGAAGGAGGCATCGGCATAAGCATGTAACTGAGTTGATGAGTTGCTAGAGATGCATAATCCGTAACCGGATGTCCCTTGTAAGTAACGAAGAATACGGTTAACAACTGACCAATGATTCTCAGTCGGGGAATGCATGTATTGACACACTTTGTTCACAGCATATAGAAAGAGTAGCGTACTCC
The Erigeron canadensis isolate Cc75 chromosome 2, C_canadensis_v1, whole genome shotgun sequence DNA segment above includes these coding regions:
- the LOC122588989 gene encoding conserved oligomeric Golgi complex subunit 7, which codes for MIKDIGSFSDEKFDAKKWINNACQSRHPEDPLDTCLIDLETSLQDVSEQIAKSLEEQSSAAILRVPRATRDVIRIRDDALSLRQSVASILLKLKKAEGSSAESIATLAKVDIVKRRMEDAYETLQDAAGLTQLSSTVEDVFASNDLPRAAETLANMRHCLTAVGEVAEFANIRKQLEVLEDRLDSMVQPRLTDAITNRKVNVAQDLREILIRIGRYKSLENHYTKVHLKPIRKLWEDYELKQQRTKTGIERNQVESILSSHDYQSSSPTVSFPSWLPSFYDALSLYLEQEWKWSMLAFPEDYKTLVPKLLIEAMVAVGASFVSRINLATGDVVPETRALAKGVLDILSGDMPKGVKVQTKHLDALIDLHSMTGSFARDVQHLFGESDLNVLRDTLKAIYLPYESYKQRYGQMERVTLSAEISAIDLRGAVTRGVGAQGIELSETVRRMEESVPQVIVLLEASVDRCISFTGGSEADELVLALDDVMLQFISTLQEILKTLRVVCGVDIAHDGIGSKKETGSDKKESRKSELSSEEEWSYVQSALQILTVADCLSNRSAVFEASLRATLARLNTNLSSAVFGSSIDPNSSHETVDGNGDLSMAGRAALDVAALRLFDAPEKARKLFNLLEQSKDPRFHALPVASQRVSAFVDAVNELVYDVLISKVRKQFNGVSNLAIWSAVEEQTAFHLPSFSAYAQAYVTTVGEYLLTLPQQLEPLAESISNNDANAEEAQFFATEWMFKVAEGAAALFMEQLRGIQYITERGAQQLSVDIEYLSNVLSALSMPIPPILATFYTCLSTPRDQLKDVIKTDSESLDLPTANLVCKMRRVNLE